AAATTCTCCTTTAAACGCGAAAACTACTCTTGCTTTAAACCAGCTCGTTCCACAATCCCTGACTCAAAACCATCAATACTTTGCTGGTTTTTCTTTCGCCAATAATTCTCAATACCGTCAGAGCCGAGTCTATCCGCCCACTTATCCAAGTCATCTCGATCACCCTCATAGTGATAGTACGGGACTGACATGCCACAAGATGCCTGAACAAGATCTATATCAACAATGAAGATTTGCCTATTAGAATGACTATGAGGAAATAACGGCGCGTAATCGCTCCAACGCTCATCATTAATATGAAGCGCTTCTGCTTGCCCGTAAGTTCTCAAAATTAGAGGGGCTCCTTCGAATGCACAAAACATCAGCGTCATACGGCTATTAAGAAGAACATGAGCGGCAGATTCATTGCCACTTCCTGTTAAATTCAGCCAAGCGATCTGTTTGTTGTTAATGACTCGTAGTGAGTCACCTCCCTTTGGCGACAAATTTACTGTGCCACTCTCAGCCGCCGTTGCCACAAAATAGATCTTCTGCGACTCAATAAACTCAACGTGCTTTTGTGTTAACTCACTAAATTTCTTTCCCATAGATCTTAATTCCCTGTGCCAAACGGATTCCTATTTTCCCCAACTTAACTGATGACACTATCATCGAGTTTAGCTTGGGTTTCTATATCCACGTATTCAACCAGTTGAATCAAAAAATGTAACCTTTGATAAGGCTAAATTTTGATCTGCCTCGGGAAGTTAGCAGAAGGTTCAACATGTAATCGAAGACATCTTAAATAGGGACATAATTGGCTGACTTACCCAAGGTTAGTCGAACTACTCAGCGCACAATTTATTTAACCTTTGTATTATTGCTGGTTTAAGAACACTTTTCTGCGCCTTACCCAACGCACTGTCGCAACAACCATAAACGAGAGTAAAAAGATCCAGTACAACATTCCGAGCATGCTCTTGGTTACAGTGAACATTGACGCGGCCTCGGCCATGAGCGGAGTTACGTCTTCATAGCTCGACAGCATCAACCAAATACTGATGTTTTCTAGGTAGTCGGCAACTGCAGAGAGTACAGGCAACATTGCCAACCATTGCCATACGCCATTGGTAATTCCGCATTTCGCAAGAAGCCAGACAAACAAAAGGTAATAAGTCATCGCAAACATTGCCGGATAGATCATATCCAGTGCTAGCTGAGTTAAATAGAATGCACGCCCTTCACCGCCAAGTGCGACCAACAAGGTCATAGCTTGATCGTAACTGTAACCCATCGGTGACATGTCAAATATTGGCAGCCCAGAGGAGTACTCCATTAGTGTGGGTATGGTATAGCCCAGCATTAATGCATAGATCAAATTAGTCACGATTAATAGAGCGATTATCTGCCTTCCTGATGGCAGTTTTGGTAAATAACGTATCATGGTTCTTTCTTGTTCACCGTATATCTTGACCCCATTTCGAGGTATCTCATGCGATGCGGATATTCAATCAGTTGACAAGCAAGTTGTAACTACACTAAGTGGGGATTTTTGAAGTGACTCTAGAATAGAGCAAAGATATGCCGTACTCACTATCAGAACTTGGGCAATACAGACTTTAGTTGGAAGGATTAAAACTTCTAGGATTATACGAATCTTGTTTATGACGGAGGCGGCAAGTCGTATTGCCACCTCAAAGAGATCTATGTCGTTATTTCTATAGCGACTATTGAAGTTCTGTCGCTTGATTTTCTACTTTTTTGTTTCCGCAAAAGGTACACGTAAGTACCAGCTCTTGCTCATCCAGTTTTTTAAGTGCCATATCTGTGTTTTCACCTATTAGCAGAGTCTCAACGACGTACTTCTTTACCCCACCCCAGAATGTATTGGGATAGTTATCTTTTGCCTCTTGAAGATGCTGTTTATGTTGAGTAACTTGACTGCACTTTTTACAATAGCTTTCCATATAGTCCGCCTTTGGTTAATTATCTCGCCAAGACTAACCAAGCACAGAACTTGTGAAAACACTCAATAATAAATTTTATGCAAAAATGTAACCACAATGTGAAGTAAGTAGTCAACACTCCGGCCATTAACAAATTTGATAGTTATATATGGCCGGAGAATTGACTACTATTTGCTATTTGCTTCGGTGATAGCCAGGAGTAATAAAAGGCCCCAACAACATGTTAAGCTTTTTGAAAAAGCCTTGATGCTCTTCTTTAAAAATCGTTTCTGCTTCTTGAGCGCTATCGGCACTAATGATCAAAGACTGTTCAATAAACCCCTGTTCAATCAACTGACTTGCCTCTTGCTTATAGGTCTCAGAACTTGTCTCTAAGTAGGTATATCCGCCATCTTTCGTAAAGAACTTAAACTCCATGAATCCCCCCAAATAGTGTCAATTCAGTACTGACGCTAACAGCTAGATTTAAGGATAGGATATTAATTTTCCCACGATACGAGTCATCACACATCCGCGACTAAAGTCTTTGCAATAGTATTTTCATTCTCTTTCAGATAGGCAATATCTGAAAGGTAGGCAAGATGATGACCGTCGTTGATATTCTCAAGAAAAGCCTGATTACCTTGATTTGCTTGTGTATGCATGAAATCTACTAACGCCTGAATTCGATTCACCATTACCTCGACTAAACACAGCCTCAACTCAACACCTAAGCTGTAGGCATCACAAAACAACTTTGCTCTCTGCATCTGAAT
The Vibrio sp. CB1-14 DNA segment above includes these coding regions:
- a CDS encoding pyridoxamine 5'-phosphate oxidase family protein, whose translation is MGKKFSELTQKHVEFIESQKIYFVATAAESGTVNLSPKGGDSLRVINNKQIAWLNLTGSGNESAAHVLLNSRMTLMFCAFEGAPLILRTYGQAEALHINDERWSDYAPLFPHSHSNRQIFIVDIDLVQASCGMSVPYYHYEGDRDDLDKWADRLGSDGIENYWRKKNQQSIDGFESGIVERAGLKQE